A single Panthera tigris isolate Pti1 chromosome A3, P.tigris_Pti1_mat1.1, whole genome shotgun sequence DNA region contains:
- the LOC122237371 gene encoding antimicrobial peptide NK-lysin-like isoform X2 encodes MTSWALLLLASVLLATPGLTFSGLNPEDNDLMTADLGQEKQFLESLVLESPQGDRLALRCKTCKLVIEALRKAEGHNITREAIKLAATVVCKKKFPLQHVCKELVTKCLDKIIHGIMNGKSPEEMCVKLRMCKSEKGLRASGVSDATLGRSTESPTTPPASALPNPEPTLQCVSANFSLPSPEGE; translated from the exons ATGACCTCCTGGGCCCTCCTGCTCCTTGCCTCAGTGCTCCTGGCCACCCCGG GGCTGACCTTTTCTGGTTTGAACCCTGAGGACAATGACTTGATGACCGCTGACTTGGGTCAGGAAAAGCAGTTCTTAGAGAGCTTGGTCCTGGAGTCCCCCCAG GGTGACCGGCTAGCTCTTAGATGCAAGACTTGTAAGCTGGTAATCGAAGCTCTGAGAAAAGCCGAGGGACATAATATCACACGG gaagccatcaaactcGCTGCGACCGTGGTGTGCAAGAAGAAATTTCCACTGCAGCATGTTTGCAAGGAATTAGTCACTAAATGTCTTGATAAGATCATCCATGGTATCATGAATGGGAAAAGCCCCGAGGAAATGTGTGTGAAACTCAGGATGTGCAAATCTGAAAAAG GTCTCAGAGCCTCTGGGGTCTCTGACGCCACCCTGGGGAGAAGCACAGAGTCTCCCACAACACCACCTGCTTCTGCCCTCCCAAATCCAGAGCCGACCCTCCAGTGTGTCTCAGCTAACTTCTCATTGCCTTCCCCTGAGGGAGAATAA
- the LOC122237050 gene encoding antimicrobial peptide NK-lysin-like: MAQMRGQTRELGLDPCPWLTSFSRAVFPYGPGLTFCGLTPEDHDLDMADRCQDEPFFRMLAQETPQRDLLNKTEGLIYNFWPSWKIMSLLKKMVGEEASQETMKGAVFLVCMEVMLLRGFCMRMVTRFVSLISQASFVAKLPGKSV; encoded by the exons ATGGCACAGATGAGGGGTCAGACCCGGGAGTTGGGACTAGATCCCTGTCCGTGGCTCACTTCCTTCTCAAGGGCTGTCTTTCCCTATGGACCAG GGCTGACCTTTTGTGGTCTGACCCCTGAGGACCATGACCTGGACATGGCTGACAGGTGTCAGGATGAGCCGTTCTTCCGGATGCTGGCCCAGGAGACCCCCCAG AGGGACCTGCTGAACAAAACTGAAGGGCTGATTTACAACTTTTGGCCCTCTTGGAAGATAATGTCTCTGCTGAAGAAAATGGTGGGAGAGGAGGCCAGTCAG GAAACCATGAAAGGGGCCGTATTCCTGGTGTGCATGGAGGTGATGTTGCTGAGAGGTTTCTGCATGAGAATGGTGACCAGATTCGTTAGTCTCATCTCCCAGGCATCCTTCGTGGCAAAACTCCCAGGGAAATCTGTGTGA